Proteins co-encoded in one Ponticoccus alexandrii genomic window:
- a CDS encoding pirin family protein yields MSWNPTHDGTPETLIIPRARDIGGFEVRRALPAPQRQMVGPFIFFDQMGPAEFITEGGIDVRPHPHIGLGTVTYLYQGEFEHRDSLGTHQMIYPGEVNWMTAGRGVTHSERTSARTRRTRHSLFGVQTWIALPEDREDMAPDFEHHAREALPMISDSGVEARLILGTAYRQTSPVTMQSETFYLDVTLQPDRPWPLPDDHEDRGLYIIQGSVEIAGETYEAGRMMIFRPGDRISVKAGPQGARLMALGGATLGESRYIWWNFVSSSKDRIEEAKEAWKAADWENGPFRLPPGDESEHIPISLELDRTFRRG; encoded by the coding sequence ATGAGCTGGAACCCCACCCACGACGGCACACCCGAAACGCTGATCATCCCGCGCGCCCGCGACATCGGCGGCTTCGAGGTGCGCCGCGCACTGCCCGCGCCGCAACGGCAGATGGTCGGCCCCTTCATCTTCTTCGACCAGATGGGCCCCGCCGAGTTCATCACCGAGGGCGGCATCGACGTGCGCCCGCATCCCCATATCGGCCTCGGCACCGTCACCTACCTCTATCAGGGCGAGTTCGAGCACCGCGATAGCCTCGGCACCCATCAGATGATCTATCCCGGAGAGGTCAACTGGATGACCGCAGGGCGCGGCGTCACCCATTCCGAACGCACCTCGGCCAGGACCCGTAGGACCCGCCACAGCCTTTTCGGCGTGCAGACATGGATCGCCCTGCCCGAAGACCGCGAGGACATGGCCCCGGATTTCGAGCACCACGCACGCGAGGCCCTGCCGATGATAAGCGACAGTGGCGTCGAGGCCCGGCTGATCCTCGGCACCGCCTACAGGCAGACCAGCCCGGTGACCATGCAGTCGGAGACCTTCTATCTCGACGTGACGCTGCAACCGGACAGGCCCTGGCCGCTGCCGGACGACCACGAGGACCGGGGGCTCTATATCATCCAGGGCTCGGTGGAGATCGCCGGCGAGACCTACGAGGCCGGCCGCATGATGATCTTCCGCCCTGGCGACCGGATCAGCGTGAAGGCCGGCCCGCAGGGCGCGCGGCTGATGGCGCTTGGCGGGGCGACACTGGGCGAAAGCCGCTACATCTGGTGGAACTTCGTCTCGTCGTCGAAGGACCGCATCGAAGAGGCCAAGGAGGCCTGGAAAGCCGCCGACTGGGAAAACGGCCCGTTCCGCCTGCCCCCGGGCGACGAATCGGAACATATCCCGATCTCGCTTGAACTCGACCGGACCTTCCGCAGGGGCTGA
- a CDS encoding CBS domain-containing protein: MPASYQPHTRGDDTVERTSSQSLDSNMAPSKASVQDVLKAKGSETFSIRPQETLHEAVVHLRDKRIGALLVTDASGALIGILSERDIVRKLAETPGQTLPQKVEDVMTRKVETCAPGDLLVTVLKRMTEGRFRHMPVVDENGLAGMITIGDAVNFRLTQLEHEALQLKQLIVG; this comes from the coding sequence GCCCGCATCCTACCAGCCCCACACGCGCGGTGACGACACGGTCGAACGCACATCCAGCCAGTCTCTGGACAGCAACATGGCCCCCTCCAAGGCCAGCGTGCAGGACGTGCTGAAGGCAAAGGGCTCCGAGACCTTCAGCATCCGCCCGCAGGAAACCCTGCACGAGGCGGTTGTCCACCTGCGCGACAAGCGGATCGGCGCGCTTCTGGTGACCGACGCCAGCGGCGCGCTGATCGGCATCCTCTCCGAGCGCGACATCGTCCGCAAGCTGGCCGAAACCCCGGGCCAGACCCTGCCCCAGAAGGTCGAGGACGTGATGACCCGCAAGGTCGAGACCTGCGCCCCCGGCGATCTTCTCGTAACCGTTCTGAAGCGCATGACCGAGGGCCGCTTCCGGCATATGCCCGTGGTCGACGAGAATGGTCTTGCCGGGATGATCACCATCGGCGACGCGGTGAACTTCCGGCTGACGCAGCTGGAACACGAAGCCCTGCAGTTGAAGCAGCTTATCGTCGGCTAA